One genomic region from Thermoleptolyngbya sichuanensis A183 encodes:
- the era gene encoding GTPase Era, with amino-acid sequence MSDRSDDSSSDDFLPDSRIESLIPAAPDGFRSGFVGIVGRPNVGKSTLMNQLVGQKIAITSPVAQTTRNRLRGILTTPDAQIIFVDTPGIHKPHHELGRVLVQNARMAISSVDLVLFVVDASAELGGGDRFIAELLERAETPVLLGINKADRQPSDRPDIDDSYRALAESQNWELAKFSALTGEGLEALQAQLIQRLDPGPYYYPPDLVTDQPERFIMGELIREQVLALTRDEVPHSVAIAIDRVDEDPDITRILATIHVERNSQKGILIGKDGSMIRAIGTAAREQIQKLILGKVYLELFVKVQPKWRQSRSRLSELGYRVEE; translated from the coding sequence ATGTCCGACCGGTCTGACGACTCCTCATCCGACGATTTCTTACCCGATAGTCGCATCGAGTCCCTGATTCCGGCTGCGCCCGACGGCTTCCGGTCCGGTTTTGTGGGCATTGTGGGCCGCCCCAACGTGGGCAAATCGACCCTAATGAATCAGTTGGTGGGACAGAAAATCGCCATTACTTCGCCTGTCGCCCAGACCACGCGCAATCGGCTGCGGGGTATCCTCACCACGCCCGACGCGCAAATCATTTTTGTAGACACGCCCGGCATCCACAAGCCGCATCATGAGCTAGGGCGTGTACTGGTGCAGAATGCGCGGATGGCCATTAGCTCGGTCGATCTGGTGCTGTTTGTGGTGGATGCCTCGGCGGAACTGGGCGGGGGCGATCGCTTTATTGCTGAGCTGCTGGAACGCGCCGAAACGCCCGTGCTGCTGGGCATCAACAAGGCAGACCGACAGCCGAGCGATCGCCCCGACATTGACGACAGCTATCGCGCCCTCGCCGAATCTCAGAACTGGGAACTGGCCAAGTTTTCCGCCCTGACAGGCGAGGGATTGGAGGCGCTACAAGCCCAGCTAATCCAGCGGCTCGACCCCGGCCCCTACTACTATCCGCCGGATTTAGTGACCGATCAGCCCGAACGCTTCATCATGGGTGAGCTAATTCGTGAGCAGGTTCTGGCGCTGACCCGCGATGAAGTGCCCCATTCGGTGGCAATCGCCATTGACCGCGTAGACGAAGACCCCGACATCACCCGCATTCTTGCCACGATTCACGTCGAGCGCAACTCGCAAAAAGGCATTCTGATTGGCAAGGACGGCAGCATGATTCGGGCGATCGGCACTGCGGCCCGCGAACAAATCCAAAAGCTGATCCTGGGCAAGGTGTATCTGGAGCTTTTTGTGAAAGTGCAGCCCAAGTGGCGACAGTCACGCAGTCGGTTGTCGGAGTTGGGGTATCGGGTGGAGGAGTGA
- the nuoH gene encoding NADH-quinone oxidoreductase subunit NuoH, giving the protein MSSGIDLQGSFIQALMDLGLSPGVAKTIWIPLPMVLIVGAVTVLALVATWLERKVSAAAQQRIGPEYAGPLGMLIPAADVVKLLFKEDILPAKTDPWLFAIAPLLVFIPVFLSYLIVPFGQNLLISDLGIGIFLWIALSSIAPIGLLMAGYASNNKYSLIGGLRAAAQSISYELPLALSVLAIAMMSNSLSTVDIVQGQSDYGILGWNLWRQPVGFVIFWIAALAECERMPFDLPEAEEEIVAGYQTEYSAVKFMLFYAGSYANLVLSALLASVLYLGGWESPVSVSWLASLIGVSESTPWLQVITASLGIVMTLFKAYLFIFLAILLRWTVPRVRIDQLLDLGWKFLLPVSLVNLLLTAGLKLVFPVAFGG; this is encoded by the coding sequence ATGAGTTCGGGAATTGACCTGCAAGGCAGCTTTATTCAAGCGTTGATGGATTTGGGCTTGTCGCCCGGTGTCGCCAAGACCATCTGGATTCCCTTGCCAATGGTGCTGATTGTCGGCGCAGTGACGGTGCTGGCGCTCGTGGCTACTTGGCTAGAGCGGAAGGTGTCGGCGGCGGCCCAGCAGCGGATTGGCCCGGAATACGCCGGCCCGTTGGGGATGCTGATTCCAGCGGCAGACGTGGTAAAGCTGCTGTTCAAAGAAGACATTCTGCCCGCCAAAACTGACCCCTGGCTTTTTGCGATCGCCCCTCTGTTGGTCTTTATCCCGGTGTTCCTGTCCTATCTGATCGTGCCCTTCGGTCAAAACCTGCTGATCAGTGACTTGGGCATTGGTATTTTTCTGTGGATTGCGCTGTCGAGCATTGCCCCTATCGGGCTGCTGATGGCAGGCTATGCGTCCAACAACAAGTATTCGCTGATCGGCGGGCTGCGGGCTGCGGCGCAGTCAATCAGCTATGAGCTACCTCTGGCGCTGTCCGTGTTGGCGATCGCCATGATGTCCAACTCCCTTAGCACGGTAGATATCGTGCAGGGACAGTCCGATTACGGCATTCTCGGTTGGAACCTGTGGCGGCAGCCCGTGGGCTTCGTCATCTTCTGGATCGCGGCGCTGGCCGAGTGCGAACGGATGCCCTTCGACCTGCCAGAGGCCGAAGAAGAAATCGTCGCAGGCTATCAGACTGAATACAGCGCCGTAAAGTTCATGCTGTTCTACGCGGGATCCTACGCCAACCTGGTGCTGTCGGCGCTGCTGGCTTCGGTGCTGTATCTAGGCGGCTGGGAGTCTCCTGTATCGGTGAGTTGGTTGGCCAGTCTGATCGGGGTTAGCGAGTCTACGCCCTGGCTCCAAGTCATCACCGCCAGTCTCGGCATCGTCATGACGCTGTTCAAGGCCTACCTGTTTATCTTCCTGGCAATCCTTTTGCGCTGGACGGTGCCCCGCGTCCGCATCGACCAACTGCTTGACCTGGGCTGGAAGTTTCTGCTGCCCGTGTCCCTGGTTAACCTGCTGCTAACGGCCGGGCTAAAGCTGGTGTTTCCAGTGGCCTTCGGTGGCTAA
- the nuoK gene encoding NADH-quinone oxidoreductase subunit NuoK encodes MQLQYFLLLAAALFCIGIYGLVTSRNAIRVLMSIELLLNSVNLNLMAFSNSLDPSAVKGQVFTVFVIAIAAAEAAVGLAIVLSIYRNRDTVDMEQFNLLKW; translated from the coding sequence ATGCAGCTTCAGTATTTCCTCCTACTCGCCGCCGCTCTGTTTTGCATTGGCATCTATGGCCTGGTCACTAGCCGCAACGCCATCCGTGTGCTGATGTCGATTGAACTGCTGCTCAACTCCGTCAACCTCAACCTGATGGCGTTTTCCAACTCTCTTGATCCCAGCGCGGTCAAGGGGCAAGTGTTTACAGTATTTGTGATTGCGATCGCCGCTGCGGAGGCGGCTGTGGGTCTTGCCATCGTGCTGTCCATTTACCGAAATCGCGATACGGTGGATATGGAGCAATTTAATCTGCTGAAGTGGTAG
- a CDS encoding NADH-quinone oxidoreductase subunit J: MNLADGVQLVSLIVLAAMMLAAALGVVLLDNIVYSAFLLGLVFISISGLYILLNAGFVAAAQILIYVGAVNVLILFGIMLVNKRQDFAPVQKAWLGKAATGSVCAGLFGLLATMIVATPWGLSDAPIAGDEALVTIGLHFFSDFLLPFELASVLLLMALIGAIVIARREFLPEEATTEDGPRTSLTLPERPRELTGTSSRD, translated from the coding sequence GTGAATCTGGCAGATGGCGTTCAACTGGTTTCTTTGATTGTGCTGGCGGCAATGATGCTGGCGGCGGCGCTGGGTGTGGTGCTGCTGGACAACATTGTGTACTCAGCCTTTTTGCTGGGTCTGGTGTTTATCAGCATTTCCGGGCTATACATTCTGCTGAATGCCGGGTTCGTGGCGGCGGCACAAATCTTGATTTACGTCGGTGCGGTGAACGTGCTGATCCTGTTTGGCATCATGCTCGTGAACAAGCGCCAGGATTTTGCCCCCGTGCAGAAGGCGTGGCTGGGGAAAGCGGCGACGGGTTCAGTGTGCGCCGGACTATTTGGGCTGCTGGCAACGATGATTGTGGCAACTCCCTGGGGGCTTTCGGACGCGCCGATTGCTGGAGATGAGGCGTTGGTGACCATCGGGCTGCATTTCTTCAGCGATTTCCTGCTGCCGTTTGAGCTAGCATCGGTGCTACTGCTGATGGCGCTGATCGGGGCGATCGTGATTGCCCGTCGCGAGTTCCTGCCCGAAGAGGCGACAACCGAAGACGGCCCCCGAACCTCGCTGACCCTCCCCGAACGCCCCCGTGAACTCACTGGAACCAGTTCTAGAGATTAG
- the ndhI gene encoding NAD(P)H-quinone oxidoreductase subunit I → MLKFLKQVSDYTKEAVQAAKYIGQGLSVTFDHMHRRPITVQYPYEKLIPSERFRGRIHFEFDKCIACEVCVRVCPINLPVVDWEFNKETKKKKLNHYSIDFGVCIFCGNCVEYCPTNCLSMTEEYELATYDRHELNYDNVALGRLPYKVTQDPMVTPLRELGYLPKGVMEPHDLPAGSRRAGKLPEEILDEAQPAEAAPEA, encoded by the coding sequence ATGCTGAAATTTCTCAAGCAAGTCTCTGACTATACCAAGGAAGCAGTTCAAGCAGCCAAATACATCGGTCAGGGCTTGTCGGTCACCTTTGACCACATGCACCGTCGCCCGATTACGGTGCAGTATCCCTACGAGAAACTGATTCCTTCGGAGCGCTTCCGCGGTCGCATCCACTTCGAGTTTGACAAGTGCATCGCCTGCGAAGTCTGCGTTCGGGTGTGCCCCATCAACCTGCCCGTGGTGGACTGGGAATTTAACAAGGAAACCAAGAAGAAGAAGCTGAATCACTATAGCATCGACTTCGGCGTGTGCATCTTCTGCGGCAACTGCGTGGAATATTGCCCCACCAACTGCCTGTCGATGACCGAAGAATACGAGCTTGCGACCTATGATCGCCACGAGTTGAACTACGACAACGTAGCCCTGGGTCGCCTGCCCTACAAGGTGACGCAAGACCCAATGGTGACCCCGCTGCGGGAGTTGGGCTACCTGCCCAAGGGCGTGATGGAACCACACGACCTGCCTGCCGGGTCGCGCCGTGCTGGCAAGCTGCCCGAAGAAATTCTCGACGAGGCCCAGCCTGCGGAAGCTGCACCCGAAGCCTAA
- a CDS encoding calcium-binding protein, translated as MIIPILGTDDDDLLIGTPGNDLIDGGAGFDTLVGGLGNDTYIIRDGDIIFELPNEGTDIVFAYVDYRLTDYVENLQLIAGRRGEGNSENNLIQGNAEDNELFGYEGNDVLEGFGGDDKLYGGSGNDRLFGGDGNDLLVAGPGFDQLYGGRGNDTYLVTSYRFKIIEPPRGGGIDTIIIPLDYELKSLLFENLTLYGSAQFGTGNRLNNRIEGNGRGNVLSGLAGNDTLLGRGGNDRLFGATGNDQLSGGDGDDELYGQQGNDRLWGDRGNDLLSGEDGNDVLIGYGGVSTERDRLFGGAGADTFVLGTRRDGVFYLGSGYAIIGDFSQAQGDKIQVRGNPASYRLDNSRNLIGGSGRDTAIFLGSDLIAIVQDNAGVTTSNLFTAPRERNVRPV; from the coding sequence ATGATCATCCCTATCCTTGGCACTGATGATGATGACCTGCTCATCGGAACACCTGGAAACGACTTGATAGACGGGGGCGCGGGCTTTGACACCCTCGTTGGAGGATTGGGGAACGACACCTACATCATCCGCGATGGTGACATTATTTTTGAACTGCCAAACGAAGGCACAGATATTGTTTTTGCATATGTGGATTACCGCCTGACGGATTACGTTGAGAACCTGCAACTGATTGCGGGCCGACGCGGTGAGGGCAACAGCGAGAACAATCTAATCCAGGGAAATGCAGAAGATAATGAACTCTTTGGATACGAAGGAAATGACGTTTTAGAAGGGTTTGGAGGCGACGATAAGCTGTATGGTGGCAGCGGCAACGACCGCCTCTTTGGGGGTGATGGCAATGACCTGCTGGTGGCCGGGCCAGGCTTTGACCAGCTTTATGGCGGGCGGGGCAATGATACTTACCTCGTTACCAGCTACCGTTTCAAAATTATCGAGCCGCCCAGAGGCGGTGGCATCGACACCATCATTATTCCGCTCGATTACGAGCTAAAGTCGCTGCTGTTTGAAAACCTGACGCTGTACGGCAGCGCCCAGTTTGGCACGGGCAATCGGCTGAATAACCGGATCGAGGGCAACGGGCGCGGCAACGTGCTGTCGGGGCTGGCGGGCAATGATACGCTGCTGGGCAGAGGCGGCAACGATCGCCTGTTTGGAGCCACGGGCAACGACCAACTATCGGGCGGCGACGGCGACGACGAGCTATACGGGCAGCAGGGCAACGATCGGCTGTGGGGCGATCGCGGCAATGACTTGCTCTCTGGCGAAGACGGCAACGACGTGCTGATCGGCTATGGCGGCGTGAGTACCGAGCGCGATCGCCTGTTTGGCGGGGCAGGAGCCGATACCTTCGTGCTGGGTACGCGCCGAGACGGGGTGTTTTACCTGGGTTCTGGTTACGCGATTATTGGCGATTTTTCGCAGGCGCAGGGCGACAAAATCCAGGTGCGGGGCAACCCCGCCAGCTACCGTTTGGACAATAGCCGCAACCTGATCGGCGGCTCCGGTCGAGATACGGCAATCTTCCTGGGCAGTGATTTGATCGCCATCGTGCAAGATAATGCAGGGGTGACCACGAGCAACCTGTTTACTGCACCCAGAGAGAGAAATGTCCGACCGGTCTGA
- a CDS encoding CHAT domain-containing protein — MLALGLAHSATATLPAASSPSPEIHAAPATSPPETLRTQRWSEFPAQPPSTFPLRSSFFALPSSFFALRSSPDPPHSARSLYDAGRYREAIAQLEALLDQLRQPGADPSLGEQTRLQIGLTLANLSLAHQQLGEWATAERHIAEAVQLLNSLAVRTVTVQQAQAQALTILGRLQFARGQADAALESWERATALFQQVGDLAAIDTQMNQAQALQSLGLYRRAIAQLAAINQQLAATPDSLTKAQVLRTLGDAQRVAGDLDAARQALEQSRRIAAALHTQSPTPATQEAIAAVTLSLANLGRARAIATLGQAGMTPTEAVQRLKTPLSDNRARRAYEQRQQRIATTFLQQTEIVLKLYDEAAQVSPSAELRLQAALNHLSLLVETAQWEQARSRYPALQQQLDLLPPSRPTLFNQIELAQGLTAISQASGGDPGLEAIARRLSKTVQQARELDDLRAESLALGSLGHLYEQTGQWREAQTLTQQALNLAQQIAAADIAYRWQWQLGRLLLVQGDKTGAIAAYSQSVQSLQAIRGDLVAINRDVQFSFRESVEPVYRQLVDLLLDPQNPTPDLERLVQARDVIEGLQVAELDNFFREACLDTQFQLDRVVDLSTLPAAVLYTIVLPDRIEVILKQPQQPLRRYTTPVAQETVERVSEDLLRELRDRAYPSPEGLALSQQVYDWLIRPIADQLTENQTLVFVLDGALRNVPMAALHDGRQYLIEHYSVALAPGLQLPDPRPLQQRQFRALIAGLTEARDNFPALPNVEKELEEIQKTLPSRVLINTSFTQQNFQNSLSAAPASIVHVATHGEFSSNAADTFILAWDSRVNVKDLSSLLQVQELDSPEPIELLVLSACRTAEGDRRATLGLAGVAVRAGARSTIASLWSVDDEAGADLMIEFYHQLTRSPISKAEALRQAQLSLLRANYDAPRFWASYVLLGNWL, encoded by the coding sequence GTGCTGGCACTAGGCCTAGCGCATTCCGCAACAGCCACGCTTCCCGCCGCATCCTCCCCGTCGCCAGAAATCCACGCTGCTCCCGCCACCTCCCCACCAGAGACCTTACGCACCCAGCGCTGGTCTGAATTTCCCGCACAGCCCCCCTCCACATTCCCCCTCCGTTCTTCGTTCTTCGCTCTTCCTTCTTCGTTCTTCGCTCTTCGTTCTTCCCCCGACCCCCCACACTCCGCCCGGTCGCTCTACGACGCGGGTCGCTATCGAGAGGCGATCGCCCAATTGGAAGCCCTCCTCGATCAACTGCGGCAACCGGGCGCAGACCCCAGCCTTGGGGAGCAAACTCGTCTCCAAATTGGGCTAACGCTGGCAAACCTGTCGCTGGCGCATCAGCAGCTTGGAGAATGGGCCACGGCAGAGCGGCACATTGCCGAAGCGGTGCAACTGCTGAATTCCCTCGCGGTGCGTACTGTGACAGTGCAGCAGGCACAGGCGCAGGCATTGACCATTTTGGGGCGGCTCCAATTTGCGCGGGGACAGGCAGATGCAGCGCTAGAGTCCTGGGAGCGAGCAACGGCGCTGTTTCAGCAGGTGGGCGACCTAGCCGCCATCGACACGCAGATGAACCAGGCGCAGGCGCTGCAATCCCTAGGGCTATATCGGCGGGCGATCGCCCAACTCGCCGCTATCAACCAGCAGCTTGCTGCCACACCCGACTCGCTGACCAAGGCGCAGGTGTTGCGGACGCTTGGGGATGCTCAGCGCGTGGCGGGCGATCTGGACGCGGCCCGTCAAGCCCTAGAGCAAAGCCGCCGGATTGCCGCCGCGCTGCACACCCAGTCGCCCACGCCCGCCACCCAGGAGGCGATCGCCGCCGTCACCCTTAGCCTGGCAAATCTGGGCCGGGCCAGGGCGATCGCCACGCTGGGCCAGGCAGGCATGACCCCCACCGAAGCAGTTCAGCGACTGAAGACCCCCCTATCCGACAATCGCGCTCGGCGGGCCTACGAACAGCGCCAGCAACGCATCGCCACCACCTTTTTGCAGCAGACGGAAATCGTGCTGAAGCTGTATGACGAGGCTGCCCAGGTGTCCCCCTCGGCAGAGTTGCGGCTTCAGGCGGCGCTAAATCATCTCAGCCTGCTGGTGGAAACGGCCCAGTGGGAGCAGGCGCGATCGCGCTATCCAGCCCTTCAGCAGCAGCTCGACCTACTGCCCCCCAGCCGTCCGACGCTGTTTAACCAGATCGAACTGGCGCAGGGGTTGACCGCGATTTCCCAGGCCAGTGGCGGCGATCCTGGGCTAGAGGCGATCGCCCGTCGGCTGTCCAAAACAGTGCAGCAGGCGAGGGAACTGGACGACCTGCGGGCAGAGTCCTTGGCTCTGGGCAGCTTGGGGCATCTGTACGAACAAACGGGACAGTGGCGCGAAGCCCAAACCCTGACTCAGCAGGCGCTCAACCTGGCCCAGCAAATCGCCGCCGCCGACATCGCCTATCGATGGCAGTGGCAACTGGGGCGACTGCTGCTGGTGCAGGGCGACAAAACGGGGGCGATCGCCGCCTACAGCCAGTCCGTGCAAAGCCTGCAAGCCATTCGGGGCGATCTGGTGGCCATTAACCGAGACGTGCAGTTCTCCTTCCGCGAGAGCGTGGAGCCAGTCTATCGCCAGTTGGTCGATTTGCTGCTCGATCCGCAAAACCCAACCCCCGACCTGGAGCGGCTGGTGCAGGCGCGGGACGTGATCGAGGGGCTGCAAGTGGCAGAACTGGACAACTTCTTTCGGGAAGCCTGCCTGGATACGCAGTTTCAGCTAGACCGGGTAGTGGATTTGTCTACGCTGCCCGCCGCCGTGCTGTATACCATTGTCCTGCCCGACCGGATTGAAGTCATCCTGAAGCAGCCCCAGCAGCCCCTCCGCCGTTACACCACGCCCGTCGCCCAGGAAACCGTGGAGCGGGTGTCCGAAGACCTGCTGCGAGAATTGCGCGATCGCGCTTACCCCTCCCCAGAAGGACTGGCGCTGTCTCAGCAGGTCTACGACTGGCTGATTCGCCCCATTGCAGACCAGTTGACCGAAAACCAGACGCTTGTTTTCGTGCTAGACGGGGCGCTCCGCAACGTGCCAATGGCAGCCCTGCACGACGGTCGCCAGTATTTGATCGAACACTACAGCGTGGCGCTGGCTCCTGGTCTGCAACTGCCCGACCCGCGCCCGCTCCAGCAGCGTCAGTTTCGCGCCCTGATAGCCGGGCTGACGGAAGCACGAGACAATTTTCCTGCCCTGCCCAACGTGGAAAAGGAGCTAGAGGAAATCCAAAAAACCCTGCCCAGCCGCGTGCTAATCAACACAAGCTTTACCCAGCAAAATTTCCAGAATTCTCTAAGCGCCGCACCCGCCTCAATTGTCCACGTTGCAACCCACGGCGAGTTTAGCTCCAATGCTGCCGACACCTTCATCCTGGCGTGGGATAGCCGGGTCAATGTGAAAGACCTCAGCAGCCTGCTGCAAGTCCAAGAGCTAGACAGCCCGGAACCGATTGAACTGCTGGTGTTGAGCGCCTGCCGCACCGCCGAGGGCGATCGCCGCGCCACGCTGGGTCTCGCAGGCGTGGCAGTCCGCGCCGGGGCCCGCAGCACCATCGCCTCGCTCTGGAGCGTAGACGACGAAGCCGGAGCCGACCTGATGATCGAGTTCTATCACCAACTGACGCGCAGCCCCATCTCCAAAGCCGAAGCTCTGCGCCAGGCCCAGCTGAGCCTACTGCGGGCAAACTACGACGCGCCCCGCTTCTGGGCATCCTACGTGCTGCTGGGCAACTGGCTTTAG
- a CDS encoding NF041680 family putative transposase, protein MIFNELQQFRQTLYASLGNARDALFDLMDAVLVSACIVSFVRLSQSPVFRRQWSSTYEALRDSRLPRSKVLKLLVQQIPTQQQPLLAGDASRWNRPAARRLKDRTLSGRTGHAPIAGQNYSTLAWIAEDRGSWALPLRHERITSFETPASKAAFQLKQVTRQLAVRPLAIYDRGYGNASFVNQTAGIEADLLLRVTSNRCVYGAPPAYRGRGAPAKHGHKMKLNDPDTWSVPVETVEVDDPNWGRVRVSRWSAYHFRKSPKRAMEVLRVEVLETQSSTRRLAPLWLVWLGEQMPPLETLWLHYLRRFAIEHWYRFAKQRLYWTHPQFSSVSATEQWSSLMPLLSWQLWLARKDCTDHPLPWQAPQETLTPGRVAQAFAGILAAIGTPAPAPKPRGKSPGRGKGHKPTPRPCYPMVKKRASKRKTSEQSLNSPVATAA, encoded by the coding sequence ATGATTTTCAACGAACTTCAGCAATTTCGCCAAACGTTGTATGCCAGCTTGGGAAACGCCAGAGATGCCCTGTTTGATCTGATGGATGCCGTGTTAGTGAGTGCGTGCATCGTGTCGTTTGTGAGGCTATCGCAGAGTCCTGTCTTTCGTCGCCAGTGGTCGAGCACCTATGAAGCGTTGCGCGATAGCCGCCTACCCCGATCAAAGGTGCTGAAGCTGTTGGTGCAGCAGATACCGACTCAGCAGCAACCGTTGTTGGCAGGTGATGCGAGTCGGTGGAACCGTCCTGCTGCCAGGCGTTTGAAAGACCGCACCTTATCAGGCAGAACAGGACATGCCCCGATAGCCGGACAAAACTACAGTACCTTAGCCTGGATTGCTGAAGACAGGGGCAGTTGGGCATTACCATTGCGGCATGAGCGCATCACCAGCTTTGAAACACCCGCCAGTAAAGCGGCATTCCAACTCAAACAAGTGACTCGGCAGTTAGCGGTGCGTCCGTTGGCGATCTACGACCGAGGGTACGGCAATGCCAGTTTTGTCAACCAAACGGCAGGGATTGAGGCAGACTTGCTGCTGCGGGTTACATCCAATCGATGTGTCTATGGCGCGCCCCCAGCGTATCGAGGGCGAGGCGCACCTGCCAAGCATGGACATAAGATGAAACTCAATGACCCTGACACTTGGAGTGTCCCGGTCGAAACCGTTGAAGTCGATGATCCCAACTGGGGACGAGTGCGGGTCAGTCGTTGGAGTGCATACCATTTCCGCAAATCCCCCAAACGGGCAATGGAAGTGTTGCGCGTGGAGGTGCTGGAGACACAGAGCAGCACGCGACGCTTGGCTCCTTTGTGGTTAGTTTGGCTGGGTGAGCAGATGCCTCCGTTAGAAACCCTGTGGTTGCACTACCTCCGTCGCTTTGCCATTGAACACTGGTATCGCTTTGCCAAGCAGAGGCTATATTGGACACATCCCCAGTTCAGTTCTGTATCGGCAACCGAACAGTGGAGCAGCCTGATGCCGTTGCTCAGTTGGCAGTTGTGGTTAGCGCGAAAGGACTGTACTGACCACCCCTTGCCCTGGCAGGCACCGCAAGAAACGTTGACTCCGGGTCGGGTCGCACAAGCGTTTGCAGGCATTTTGGCAGCGATTGGCACCCCTGCTCCTGCGCCTAAACCTCGTGGTAAATCGCCAGGACGAGGCAAGGGGCACAAGCCAACTCCTCGTCCCTGCTATCCGATGGTCAAAAAACGAGCCTCGAAACGCAAGACATCCGAACAATCCCTGAACAGTCCGGTTGCAACAGCAGCTTAA
- a CDS encoding NAD(+) kinase, whose product MELKQVIIIHKSGNALSQKWAERCAKELEARGCRVLMGPSGPRDNPYPVFLASVSQPIDLALVLGGDGTALGAARHLADEGIPILAVNVGGHLGFLTEPLDFLSEDSQQVWERLTSDRFAVQRRMMLQATTYEGNRTNLEPMSDCFFALNEMCVKPASADRMVTSILEMEIDGEVVDQYQGDGLIVATPTGSTCYTLAANGPIIHPGMEAIAVTPICPLSLSSRSIVLPAGSVVSIWPLSDPDMTTKLWMDGVLATSIWPGQRVDIRMAERPAQFIILQENYSYYQTLREKLQWAGTLVRYSNNHRN is encoded by the coding sequence GTGGAGCTAAAGCAAGTCATCATCATTCACAAGTCGGGAAATGCCCTTAGCCAAAAGTGGGCCGAGCGCTGTGCAAAGGAACTGGAGGCACGGGGCTGTCGCGTGTTGATGGGGCCGAGCGGCCCAAGGGACAATCCATATCCAGTATTTTTGGCTTCTGTTTCCCAGCCGATTGATCTGGCGCTGGTGCTGGGAGGCGACGGCACGGCTCTGGGTGCAGCACGGCATCTAGCAGACGAAGGCATTCCTATCCTGGCGGTGAACGTGGGGGGGCACCTGGGCTTTTTGACCGAGCCGCTGGATTTTTTGAGTGAAGATTCGCAGCAGGTGTGGGAGCGGCTGACGAGCGATCGCTTTGCGGTGCAGCGGCGGATGATGCTGCAAGCGACGACCTACGAAGGCAACCGCACCAACCTGGAGCCAATGAGCGATTGCTTCTTTGCGCTCAATGAAATGTGCGTCAAGCCTGCCTCAGCCGACCGCATGGTGACCTCAATCCTGGAAATGGAGATCGACGGCGAGGTGGTGGATCAGTACCAGGGTGACGGGCTGATTGTGGCTACACCGACGGGTTCCACCTGCTACACCCTAGCGGCGAACGGGCCAATTATTCACCCTGGCATGGAGGCGATCGCCGTCACGCCCATCTGCCCCCTTAGCCTCTCCAGTCGCTCCATTGTGCTGCCCGCTGGGTCAGTCGTCAGCATCTGGCCCCTATCTGACCCTGACATGACAACCAAACTCTGGATGGACGGCGTGCTGGCCACTTCCATCTGGCCGGGTCAGCGCGTCGATATTCGCATGGCAGAACGCCCTGCCCAGTTCATTATCCTGCAAGAAAATTATTCCTATTACCAAACCCTGCGTGAAAAGTTACAGTGGGCCGGAACACTCGTCCGCTACAGTAATAACCACCGAAATTAG
- a CDS encoding RNA polymerase sigma factor codes for MQTPSLPESNHPLIKSLSHYSDQELLTLLQRHPDAGQYFTALYCRYSPLVYTLIRHSARSPMQADYLFSITWRHLFHELLGLDLSTPGITLQSWIINVTALCINQAELPPAEDIHYSLEASPPPLQCYVERSLDQVSPSQRLMIVMAQTFRWSEPRIAAYLQAEGEHITAAGVKAQLQAGYERLETALPEDIRAIYLAGGNLEAHLHGQQRAQTTTEA; via the coding sequence ATGCAAACGCCTTCTCTGCCGGAATCCAATCATCCTTTAATTAAGTCTCTGTCGCACTACAGCGATCAGGAGTTGCTGACGCTGCTCCAGCGGCATCCCGATGCTGGGCAATACTTTACTGCGCTTTACTGTCGCTATAGCCCGCTGGTGTATACGCTGATTCGCCACTCCGCGCGATCGCCCATGCAGGCCGACTATCTCTTCTCCATCACCTGGCGGCACCTGTTCCACGAACTGCTGGGGCTGGATCTCAGCACCCCCGGTATCACACTGCAATCCTGGATTATCAACGTCACAGCTCTATGCATTAATCAGGCAGAACTGCCCCCTGCCGAAGACATTCACTATTCTCTAGAGGCATCGCCGCCGCCGCTGCAATGCTATGTCGAGCGATCGCTCGATCAGGTTTCCCCGTCACAACGGCTGATGATCGTGATGGCGCAGACCTTTCGCTGGAGCGAACCGCGCATCGCCGCCTACCTCCAGGCAGAAGGCGAACACATCACTGCTGCGGGCGTAAAGGCGCAACTGCAAGCCGGGTATGAACGCCTGGAAACTGCGCTACCAGAAGACATCCGCGCCATCTATCTGGCAGGCGGCAACCTGGAAGCTCATCTGCACGGGCAACAGCGGGCGCAGACCACCACGGAGGCTTAA